The genomic interval CATTAACATTATTTCTTCATATACTAACATATTTATGCATGGTGTGAGACAACACTTGTTCACAAAAATCTCTCAGGTTACGTCACGACAGTCATTCAATGGATGTAACAAACAGACATCGTTAAAATTAGTTTTACATTCAAACTGCCAATTCTTACAAGTTTCTGCTACTTTtaaccaaacaaaacaaaaatactctTTGATTCATTCTACCACTGTCCATATTAACAAGTCTATGCCAATGGTGTGCAATAGATTTCCACCACCGTTTAACATGTGTTGGGTTGCCAGGCAGTGTCGCCATACAAAGCATGTATAGGTGTGTATCGGCCTGTACCAAGAAAAATCGAATAGCTCGACTTTCTACTGCATTAATGCACGAAAATGATTTAGTGCCCCATATGAAAGTATAGGCCAGACTGTAGTATCATATAATTTGGTAAATACTTTATATGGCAAACCGCCCGCTGATTTACATTAAGCAATCAGAAGACCAAGGGCTCTACCTGCACTTTGTGCCACACATTTAGCAGTCTCTAATAGGAGACCaagtacatgtactttttcaCAACTTGCAGATTGTAATCATATGTTAACTGGAAATATCTTCTACCTTATGGATGTGAAATGCGAAGCGTTAACTGAGAACATAATTATCAATTATAGCTTTTAAAAAACTACTCTATTCCCCTTTTCAAgacttatataatatttataatggtaTTTGTGGTAGTCAGGATCAGTACCTTATTCCGCGCATTCGGGTACTTAAAAATCCAGTATTCAAATAAATTCGAATCATGCAATACGGTTATTCGAATTCCATTTCATTATTCGTTCCCATCCGTTGTAAAAAGGCAAAATGTAGGACTAACAGGTACATGTGTATGATTGCATACGCAGCACAAAGACATATATAAAATATCTTTATCTGATTTATTATCATCAACAAAGAACAAATAAGAACCTTCAATTATTTGTAACAATTCAGAGTGTTTAACCattagagatagatagatagatagatttattcggcacatacatgtcaaataataacataaacaatttatcacattttacaTACGAAcaagataaatttaaaacaaacacatatactgaCCACAAAAATATCACAGATCAATTGAAATCATGAGATATACATGTGTGTTACATTCACAATACCTTAATACAATTTCTCAGATGcttaaaacaaaattagtttagaGCAAACACTATATTTAGCATCACAGAATTAAAATTGACTCAATGAGGTAAACATTTGAGATACATTTacatgcatgctgggaaattttcgTCTGCTCaaatgtagtctgctgaatttctaaaataagcattttcttcggatttgttcaaagaatactatcagaatagcgcaaacagtttggatcctgatgagacgccacgttcatggcgtctcatctggatccaaactgtttgcaaaggccttcaaaattcggtccaGCACTTAAAGGGTTAAAAAAGTGACTAATACCTTAAGTCGCAAgcgattaaacaaaaaatacatttaaaatatattatcttacacaaattaacaaatgtttacacaaatttaatttatattcacattctttgtaaaatttatatttaatttacgtACATTTACAGTCACATCTACCATCGTCATGTAAAAATCCAATGTTCAATAAACGCGTCTTTACTCGTTTTACTTCTTGATGATATTTTTAACCAAAGTCCACACACGAAACGCTGACATTTGCAGACATTTCTTTTTCTGCGGCTTGAAATGCGTTGACGTGCTTTGCTGCACCTCTTCGGCAACGAACTTCGCGTCTTCCGCCTAGACTTCGTCGTTTTCGAAGATCCGAAAACTCCCGTCATGAGGGTCTCGTTGTTGAGCGCCGGGTGTAGAAACAGCTCTTCGAAAATGGCCGTCAGTTCTTCGTCGCCGTTCTGCGCTGAAACCTCCACGTGCGGATGCTCCCACTCTACGGTGACCAAGCAGTCAGCGACAACCGGGTGTACCTCTCGCTCCGTGATGTCTATCTTATTACCGACGACGACTATCGGAACATCGGCGGTTCGCATTTTCACTATGGCGTCGCGCATACAGCGGATATATTCGAACGAGTAGAAGTCGTCGACGGCGTAGACGAGGACGAACGCGTCGGCGCGCCGGATGTTCATCTTAATGAGCGCCGGAAGCGCCGTCTCGTCGGTGTCGATCAGATCAACTGTGAAGTCCTGCGACATAAGGACGTGTTGCTGACTTTTCATTGAGTGCAGCTCAGTCACTTTCCGTTTCTGCACAAACCATTCGGCGATCGTGGTCTTGCCGACGAATTTCGAACCCAGGAGGACGATACGCGCCTTTGCGCTCAGCGTTGTCAGGGCTCGCATCGCAAGGAGTTGTAGAGGTCCCTAAAAGTGCAAATAATTAATTAGAGAATGTATTTTcgaaatttttttttctttggtaTAAATGCTATACAATTGTTCAAAACTCTTAGCAAAGAATGTTGTGGAGGCGTTTTAATACAGTTACATTGCATAtattctttaataatattttttgtacataatttcaaaCTTAAACTCAATAAAATCATTTCGGTTTGTTGTCGTAAAATGTCGAACAAAATATATGTACTTACGGTAATGAAGT from Dreissena polymorpha isolate Duluth1 chromosome 1, UMN_Dpol_1.0, whole genome shotgun sequence carries:
- the LOC127868740 gene encoding ras-related protein Rap-2b-like; this translates as MRALTTLSAKARIVLLGSKFVGKTTIAEWFVQKRKVTELHSMKSQQHVLMSQDFTVDLIDTDETALPALIKMNIRRADAFVLVYAVDDFYSFEYIRCMRDAIVKMRTADVPIVVVGNKIDITEREVHPVVADCLVTVEWEHPHVEVSAQNGDEELTAIFEELFLHPALNNETLMTGVFGSSKTTKSRRKTRSSLPKRDLYNSMRLRALTTLSTKARIVLLGSKFVGKTTIAEWFVQKRKGNGK